Genomic segment of Syntrophorhabdaceae bacterium:
TGCTCCGCGCAGGATCTTTTCTGCCATGCTTCCCATAAGATGACCGAGGATTCCCGTCATGCCGTGCGAAGCGATGACGATGAGGTCGATCTTTCTTGTCTTTTCTTCTTTGAGGATTTCTTCGTAGGGGTTACCCTTGGTAATATCTGCAATAATCTCTACATCCTTTGATTTGACGACTCTCTTAATCTGCTTCTGCATCATGTCTTCAGCCGCCTTGATGGTTCTCTTATGAAGGGCGTCTACGCTGGCCTGATCCAGGCAATAGTCAATTGTGCATATCTGGCTTATCCAGGCAACATGGAGGAGATAAATCTTTGCCTTGTACGTTTTTGCCATATCGTAGGCTTGTCTCAATGCGTTGTCCGAAAACTTGGAAAAATCTGTCGGTACAAGAATCTTCTT
This window contains:
- a CDS encoding universal stress protein; this translates as MFAPKKILVPTDFSKFSDNALRQAYDMAKTYKAKIYLLHVAWISQICTIDYCLDQASVDALHKRTIKAAEDMMQKQIKRVVKSKDVEIIADITKGNPYEEILKEEKTRKIDLIVIASHGMTGILGHLMGSMAEKILRGAKCPVVLVKK